Proteins from a genomic interval of Pseudomonas silesiensis:
- a CDS encoding acyl-CoA dehydrogenase family protein: MDINYTPAELEFRDEVRAFLSAAVPEDIAAKVRLGKHLDKADHLRWQRVLARRGWYAANWPVEQGGTGWSVVQRHIFEEECAAFGAPRLISFGVNMVAPVIMKFGTEAQKAHYLPRILSGEDWWCQGYSEPGAGSDLASLKSRAVLDGDHYVVNGQKTWTTLGQHANMIFCLVRTDPQAQQQRGISFLLIDMATPGVTVRPIITLEGDHEVNEVFFDNVRVPVANLVGEENKGWTCAKFLLTHERTGQAGIAQSKAALAQLKSVASRELRNGLPLLDDPLFRLQIAEVEMQLMAIEMSTLRILAAVQGGGVPGAQSSILKIKGSEIRQAISHLMRKVLGVHALPFAEEELDYAFAGELLHSDYSAAPAGQYFNLRKLSIYGGSNEIQKNIIAKMILEL; the protein is encoded by the coding sequence ATGGACATCAACTACACCCCCGCCGAACTTGAGTTTCGCGATGAGGTACGCGCCTTCCTCAGCGCTGCCGTACCTGAGGACATCGCTGCAAAAGTGCGCCTCGGCAAGCATCTCGACAAGGCAGACCACCTGCGCTGGCAACGGGTGCTGGCCAGGCGCGGCTGGTACGCCGCCAATTGGCCGGTAGAGCAGGGTGGTACTGGCTGGAGCGTGGTGCAGCGACACATCTTCGAGGAGGAGTGCGCCGCGTTCGGTGCACCGCGGTTGATCTCGTTCGGGGTCAACATGGTCGCCCCGGTGATCATGAAGTTCGGCACTGAGGCGCAAAAGGCCCATTACCTGCCGCGCATCCTGTCCGGGGAAGACTGGTGGTGCCAGGGTTACTCCGAGCCGGGAGCCGGTTCCGACCTGGCCAGCCTGAAGAGCCGCGCCGTGCTGGATGGCGACCACTACGTGGTCAATGGCCAGAAAACCTGGACCACCCTCGGTCAGCACGCCAACATGATTTTCTGCCTGGTGCGCACTGACCCGCAAGCCCAGCAGCAGCGCGGCATTTCCTTTCTATTGATCGATATGGCGACGCCAGGCGTCACCGTGCGGCCCATCATCACTCTGGAGGGTGACCACGAAGTCAACGAAGTGTTCTTCGACAACGTGCGCGTGCCCGTCGCCAACCTGGTGGGTGAAGAAAACAAGGGCTGGACCTGCGCCAAGTTCCTGTTGACCCACGAGCGCACCGGCCAGGCGGGCATTGCCCAGTCCAAGGCAGCGCTGGCGCAACTCAAATCGGTCGCATCCCGGGAATTGCGTAACGGCCTGCCGCTGCTGGATGACCCGCTGTTTCGCCTGCAAATTGCCGAAGTGGAAATGCAATTGATGGCCATCGAGATGAGCACACTGCGCATCCTCGCGGCCGTGCAGGGCGGTGGTGTGCCTGGGGCGCAAAGCTCGATCCTGAAGATCAAGGGCTCCGAGATTCGCCAGGCGATCAGCCACCTGATGCGCAAAGTGCTGGGCGTGCATGCCTTGCCTTTCGCCGAGGAAGAGTTGGACTACGCCTTTGCCGGTGAGCTGTTGCACTCCGACTACAGTGCCGCGCCAGCCGGCCAGTATTTCAACCTGCGCAAGCTGTCCATCTATGGCGGCTCCAACGAAATCCAGAAGAACATCATTGCCAAGATGATTCTTGAGCTCTAA
- a CDS encoding enoyl-CoA hydratase/isomerase family protein yields the protein MSSPVQWSREGAIAVVCINNPPVNALGHSVRAGLLAAFNAVERDPGIKLVLLYCAGRTFIAGADIREFGKPPQAPILPDVTLSLENFTKPSLAVLHGSVLGGGLEVALACHYRIIEVNAKVGLPEVKLGLLPGAGGTQRLPRLAGVAKALEMIVGGEPISAVEAKRHAIVDEVYEGEPLAAGLAYAAQLLAQGVKPRRSGHASIPAGVGSTAELLMAKRDEVQRSQPASFSPIRCIAAIEAAIALPLSEGLQRERTLFLECMASPQREALIQAFFAQRQAAKAVGPDAAVTPCKPPAPRQERLAAESKTVAELDQQG from the coding sequence ATGTCATCTCCCGTGCAGTGGTCCCGCGAAGGGGCGATAGCTGTTGTGTGCATCAATAATCCGCCGGTCAATGCCCTTGGCCACAGCGTACGCGCAGGCTTGCTGGCCGCGTTCAACGCCGTCGAGCGGGATCCCGGGATCAAGCTGGTGTTGCTGTATTGCGCAGGCAGGACCTTCATTGCCGGTGCCGATATCCGCGAGTTTGGCAAACCACCGCAAGCGCCGATCCTGCCGGACGTCACCCTGTCCCTGGAAAACTTCACCAAGCCGTCACTGGCCGTGCTGCATGGCTCGGTGTTGGGCGGCGGTCTTGAAGTGGCGCTGGCCTGTCATTACCGCATCATCGAGGTCAACGCCAAAGTCGGGCTGCCAGAGGTCAAGCTGGGGCTGTTGCCGGGTGCCGGCGGGACCCAGCGGTTGCCACGCCTGGCCGGTGTCGCCAAGGCACTGGAGATGATCGTGGGTGGAGAGCCGATCAGCGCGGTGGAGGCCAAGCGTCACGCCATTGTCGATGAGGTGTATGAGGGTGAGCCGTTGGCCGCTGGCCTGGCGTATGCCGCGCAGTTGTTGGCGCAAGGCGTGAAGCCACGTCGCAGTGGCCATGCCTCGATACCGGCGGGTGTCGGCAGCACTGCCGAGTTGCTCATGGCCAAGCGCGATGAGGTGCAACGCAGCCAGCCAGCGTCGTTCTCGCCGATACGCTGCATTGCCGCCATCGAAGCGGCGATCGCACTGCCTTTAAGCGAGGGCCTGCAGCGTGAACGCACGCTGTTCCTCGAGTGCATGGCGTCGCCCCAACGCGAAGCGTTGATCCAGGCATTTTTCGCGCAGCGTCAAGCGGCTAAAGCGGTGGGGCCCGATGCAGCGGTTACCCCCTGCAAACCACCGGCGCCACGACAGGAACGCCTGGCCGCCGAAAGCAAGACAGTTGCCGAGCTGGATCAGCAAGGCTGA
- a CDS encoding enoyl-CoA hydratase: MPYDNILVERHESVGLIRLNRPAMHNALSDALMSELGEALRAFERDDGIRAMVITGNDKAFAAGADIVELQFKGFADVYLDNFVTANWEEVTRCRKPVIAAVGGLALGGGCELAMMCDLIIAADSARFGQPEVKVGTLPGAGGTQRLARAIGKAKTMDLCLTGRTMDAAEAERSGLVSRVVPAASLLDEALQIARQIAEFSAMAVRLNKEAVDRAFETTLAEGVHFERRLLHACFASEDQKEGMQAFVQKRKPLWKHR, translated from the coding sequence ATGCCCTACGACAATATTTTGGTGGAGCGTCATGAGAGCGTCGGTCTGATCCGGCTCAATCGACCCGCAATGCACAATGCGTTGAGTGACGCGCTGATGAGTGAGTTGGGCGAGGCATTGCGTGCCTTCGAGCGGGATGACGGCATCCGCGCCATGGTGATTACCGGTAACGACAAGGCCTTCGCCGCCGGTGCCGATATCGTCGAGTTGCAGTTCAAGGGGTTCGCTGACGTCTATCTGGATAACTTTGTGACGGCGAACTGGGAGGAGGTGACTCGCTGCCGCAAACCGGTGATCGCCGCGGTCGGCGGCCTGGCGTTGGGTGGCGGTTGCGAGCTGGCGATGATGTGCGACCTGATCATTGCCGCCGACAGTGCGCGTTTCGGTCAGCCGGAAGTGAAGGTCGGCACGCTGCCGGGTGCCGGCGGTACCCAGCGTTTGGCCCGCGCGATAGGCAAGGCCAAGACCATGGACCTGTGCCTGACCGGGCGCACGATGGATGCGGCCGAAGCGGAGCGCAGCGGGTTGGTCAGCCGCGTCGTGCCGGCGGCGAGCCTTTTAGACGAAGCACTGCAGATCGCCCGGCAGATCGCCGAATTTTCGGCGATGGCCGTCAGGCTCAATAAAGAAGCGGTCGATCGCGCCTTTGAAACCACCCTGGCCGAGGGGGTGCATTTTGAGCGGCGCCTGCTGCACGCCTGCTTTGCCAGCGAAGATCAGAAGGAAGGCATGCAGGCGTTCGTTCAGAAGCGAAAACCACTGTGGAAACACCGTTGA
- a CDS encoding AMP-binding protein, whose product MTTKINMQPERRFAMLESGAWSDNIITDYLDQAVLTAPDSVAVIAYRVNEDERQAFSYRELDRLVTRMAAGLAGLGVAKSDVVSCQLPNGWQITALHLACVRIGAILNPLMPIFRERELAFMLGHAQSRVLVIPHHFRGFDYAAMVQGMRGELPALEHVLVIGGDHSADSFEQVLMQRAWEEETDTAALFADRRLGGDDVVQLLYTSGTTGEPKGVLHTSNTLLSNVRPYAERLQLGSEDIVFMASPIAHQTGFLYGLMMPIYLKSTTVLQDIWDARFAVKVIEAERPTFTMASTPFLTDLIDIAPDHGEALSSLRTFVAAGAPIPGALVEKAGTAVNAKVISAWGMTESGAVTMTRPHDDARCAIHTDGLSLPFMEVNIVDEDGLEVPRDTEGNLLVRGGSLFVGYLKRPELYGVDDQGWFATGDLARMNEQGYIRITGRTKDVVIRGGENIPVVEIENLLYKHPAIAAVALVGCPDPRLGERLCAYVTLHNGHTSLTLAEVVSFLLQQRLTKNYLPEYLEVLPALPRTPSGKIQKFKLRELAMDIRLDSATRQ is encoded by the coding sequence ATGACTACAAAGATAAACATGCAGCCAGAACGACGTTTCGCCATGCTTGAGTCAGGCGCATGGAGTGACAATATCATTACAGACTATCTGGATCAGGCAGTGCTCACCGCTCCAGACTCGGTAGCGGTGATTGCCTACCGGGTGAACGAGGATGAACGTCAGGCTTTCAGCTACCGCGAACTGGATCGCCTGGTGACTCGCATGGCGGCGGGTCTGGCGGGTCTGGGTGTAGCCAAGTCAGACGTGGTGTCCTGCCAGTTGCCAAACGGGTGGCAGATCACGGCGCTGCATCTGGCCTGCGTGCGTATCGGCGCGATTCTCAATCCTCTGATGCCGATTTTTCGTGAGCGCGAGCTCGCCTTCATGCTCGGCCACGCACAGAGCCGGGTGCTGGTGATCCCGCATCACTTCAGAGGGTTCGATTACGCCGCCATGGTCCAGGGAATGCGCGGCGAGTTGCCCGCCCTCGAGCATGTGCTAGTGATCGGTGGCGACCACAGCGCTGACAGTTTCGAGCAGGTCTTGATGCAACGTGCCTGGGAGGAAGAAACAGACACTGCGGCGTTGTTTGCCGACCGCCGCCTGGGCGGTGACGATGTCGTGCAGCTGCTGTACACCTCGGGCACGACCGGCGAGCCCAAGGGGGTATTGCACACCTCCAACACCCTGCTCAGCAACGTACGCCCCTATGCCGAACGCTTGCAGCTGGGGTCTGAAGATATCGTTTTCATGGCCTCGCCCATCGCGCACCAGACCGGTTTCCTCTACGGGCTGATGATGCCGATTTACCTGAAGAGCACCACGGTGCTGCAGGATATCTGGGATGCCCGCTTCGCGGTAAAAGTCATCGAAGCCGAGCGGCCGACCTTCACCATGGCGTCGACACCGTTCCTGACCGATCTGATCGATATTGCCCCCGATCACGGCGAAGCGCTGTCATCGCTGCGGACCTTCGTTGCCGCGGGAGCCCCTATCCCAGGCGCCCTGGTAGAAAAGGCCGGTACGGCGGTCAATGCCAAGGTGATTTCCGCCTGGGGAATGACCGAGAGTGGCGCGGTGACCATGACCCGCCCGCACGACGATGCCCGGTGCGCCATTCATACCGATGGCCTGTCCCTGCCGTTCATGGAGGTGAACATCGTCGATGAGGATGGCCTAGAAGTCCCCCGCGACACCGAAGGTAACTTGTTGGTCCGTGGCGGCAGCCTGTTCGTCGGCTATCTCAAGCGCCCCGAGCTCTACGGCGTGGATGACCAAGGCTGGTTCGCTACCGGCGACCTGGCACGCATGAACGAACAGGGTTACATCCGCATCACGGGTCGCACCAAGGATGTGGTGATTCGCGGCGGCGAAAACATTCCCGTGGTGGAGATCGAGAACCTGCTCTACAAGCACCCGGCCATTGCCGCCGTGGCCCTGGTCGGCTGCCCGGACCCACGCCTGGGTGAGCGCCTGTGCGCCTATGTGACGCTGCACAACGGCCACACCAGCCTGACGCTGGCAGAAGTGGTGAGCTTCCTCCTGCAACAGCGCCTGACCAAGAACTACCTGCCCGAATACCTGGAAGTGCTGCCGGCCTTGCCGCGCACCCCTTCGGGAAAAATCCAGAAATTCAAATTGCGCGAACTGGCCATGGATATCCGGCTGGATTCAGCCACGCGCCAATGA
- a CDS encoding SDR family NAD(P)-dependent oxidoreductase, whose protein sequence is MKGLIGRTVIITGGGGGIGRAVSLRFAAEGCLVAVLDRDAAAAQTTVDLINEADSKAKAKAYAADITDYAAIVDTVAAIEKDLGVPTVLVNNAGFDRFMPFLKTEPAMWQQLISINLTGALNMHHVVLPKMLEAGGGKVINVASDAARVGSSGEAVYAACKAGLVGLSKALARELATKNINFNVVCPGPTDTALLKSVAATSSNPEKLMEAFKNAVPMRRLGQPEDYPGIIALLASDDANFITGQVISVSGGLTMAG, encoded by the coding sequence ATGAAAGGTCTTATTGGAAGAACCGTAATCATCACCGGCGGCGGTGGCGGCATCGGTCGCGCCGTCAGCCTGCGCTTCGCTGCCGAAGGTTGCCTGGTCGCCGTACTCGATCGCGATGCCGCTGCCGCACAAACCACCGTCGACCTGATCAACGAAGCGGACAGCAAGGCCAAGGCCAAGGCTTACGCCGCCGACATCACCGATTACGCCGCCATCGTCGACACCGTCGCGGCCATTGAAAAAGACCTGGGTGTACCGACCGTACTGGTCAACAACGCGGGCTTCGACCGTTTCATGCCATTCCTCAAAACCGAGCCGGCGATGTGGCAACAGTTGATCTCGATCAACCTGACCGGGGCGCTGAACATGCACCACGTGGTCCTGCCGAAGATGCTTGAAGCGGGGGGCGGCAAGGTCATCAACGTAGCTTCCGATGCGGCCCGTGTCGGCTCCTCCGGCGAAGCCGTTTACGCCGCCTGCAAGGCGGGACTGGTGGGCCTGTCGAAAGCCCTGGCACGAGAACTGGCGACCAAAAACATCAACTTCAATGTGGTCTGCCCCGGCCCGACCGATACCGCCCTGCTCAAAAGCGTAGCGGCGACCTCGAGCAACCCGGAAAAGCTGATGGAAGCCTTCAAGAATGCCGTGCCGATGCGCCGCCTCGGTCAGCCGGAAGACTACCCGGGGATCATCGCCCTGCTTGCCAGTGACGACGCCAACTTCATCACCGGACAGGTTATTTCCGTGTCCGGCGGCCTGACCATGGCCGGTTAA
- the badI gene encoding 2-ketocyclohexanecarboxyl-CoA hydrolase, producing MHYEDILYTEVEGVATITINRPDRYNAFRGQTCMELIHAFNRAGWNKEVGVIVFTGAGDKAFCTGGDQGAHEGQYDGRGLIGLPVEELQGLIREVPKPVIARVNGFAIGGGHVLHVVCDLTIASEKAVFGQVGPKVGSVDPGFGTAYLGRIIGEKRAREIWYLCRKYSARQAYDWGLVNAVVPHEELDAEVQKWCDEILEKSPTALTIAKRSFNADSANIAGIGALGMQALSLYYDTEESKEGVAAFKEKRKPEFRKFYK from the coding sequence ATGCATTACGAAGACATTCTGTACACCGAAGTCGAAGGTGTTGCGACCATCACCATCAACCGTCCGGATCGCTACAACGCGTTCCGCGGCCAGACCTGCATGGAGCTGATCCACGCCTTCAACCGTGCTGGCTGGAACAAGGAAGTGGGCGTCATCGTGTTCACCGGTGCCGGCGACAAGGCGTTCTGCACCGGCGGCGACCAGGGGGCCCATGAAGGCCAGTACGATGGCCGCGGCCTGATCGGTCTGCCGGTAGAAGAATTGCAGGGCTTGATCCGTGAAGTGCCCAAGCCAGTGATCGCACGTGTCAACGGCTTTGCCATCGGCGGCGGTCACGTCCTGCACGTCGTCTGCGACCTGACCATCGCCTCTGAAAAAGCCGTCTTCGGCCAGGTCGGCCCGAAAGTCGGCTCGGTTGATCCCGGCTTCGGCACGGCCTATCTGGGGCGCATCATCGGCGAAAAACGCGCCCGCGAGATTTGGTACCTGTGCCGCAAATACAGCGCCCGGCAAGCGTACGACTGGGGCCTGGTCAACGCGGTCGTGCCCCATGAGGAACTGGATGCCGAAGTGCAGAAATGGTGTGACGAGATTCTCGAGAAGAGTCCGACCGCCCTCACCATCGCCAAGCGCTCATTCAACGCCGACAGCGCCAACATTGCCGGCATCGGAGCCCTCGGCATGCAGGCCCTGAGCCTGTACTACGACACCGAAGAATCCAAGGAAGGCGTCGCCGCTTTCAAGGAAAAACGTAAGCCAGAGTTCCGCAAATTCTACAAGTGA
- the aliB gene encoding cyclohexanecarboxyl-CoA dehydrogenase, protein MNFAFDEQQNAIRESVARFSAEVLAPGYRKRDLSGKIERSVIRQMGEMGLLGGELPEEYGGSGLDCVTAGIIIEEISRGDFNVGYIPLLASLNGQIIAQHASPELAKEWLGAITSGQKIVCIALTEPSGGSDAASLRMKAERKGDTYVLNGEKTSISMADQADVAVVFARTGTQESRANGISAFLVPMTLPGISTTRFEDAGQRAIGRGSIFFDNVEVHASHRLGDEGKGFKQVMQGFDYSRALIGLQCLAIAQQSLDETWKWLTEREAFGQQLAAFQGLTHPLAEFQTYVQAARLQCYYALWLKDAGQPHNAEAAMNKWWGPKLAFDVVKQCLLAHGHTGWGEDLPFAQRLRDVLGLQIGDGTAQIMKNIIAREYIPK, encoded by the coding sequence ATGAATTTCGCATTCGACGAACAACAAAACGCTATTCGTGAAAGCGTTGCCCGCTTTAGCGCCGAGGTACTTGCGCCGGGTTATCGCAAGCGCGATCTCAGCGGCAAGATTGAACGCTCAGTGATCCGGCAGATGGGTGAAATGGGCCTGCTCGGTGGCGAACTGCCGGAGGAATACGGTGGCAGTGGCCTGGACTGCGTGACCGCCGGCATCATCATCGAGGAAATCTCGCGCGGTGATTTCAACGTCGGCTACATACCGCTACTGGCTTCGCTGAACGGCCAGATCATCGCGCAACACGCCTCGCCTGAACTGGCCAAGGAATGGCTGGGGGCAATTACCAGCGGGCAGAAAATCGTCTGCATCGCCCTGACCGAACCCAGTGGTGGCTCCGACGCTGCGAGCCTGCGCATGAAGGCCGAGCGCAAAGGCGATACCTATGTGCTCAATGGCGAGAAGACGTCCATCTCGATGGCCGATCAGGCCGACGTTGCGGTGGTCTTTGCTCGCACCGGCACCCAGGAATCCCGCGCCAACGGCATCAGTGCCTTCCTGGTGCCGATGACGTTGCCAGGCATCAGCACTACCCGCTTTGAAGACGCGGGCCAGCGCGCCATCGGGCGTGGTTCGATCTTCTTCGACAACGTGGAGGTGCATGCCAGCCATCGCCTGGGCGATGAAGGTAAAGGCTTCAAGCAGGTGATGCAGGGCTTCGATTACAGCCGTGCGTTGATCGGCCTGCAGTGCCTGGCGATAGCCCAGCAATCGTTGGACGAAACCTGGAAATGGCTGACCGAGCGCGAGGCATTCGGCCAGCAACTGGCGGCATTCCAGGGTTTGACTCACCCTCTGGCGGAATTCCAGACCTACGTGCAAGCTGCGCGCCTGCAGTGTTACTACGCGCTATGGCTCAAAGACGCCGGACAACCCCACAACGCCGAAGCCGCGATGAACAAGTGGTGGGGACCCAAGCTGGCGTTTGACGTGGTCAAGCAGTGCCTGCTCGCCCATGGCCACACCGGCTGGGGTGAAGATCTGCCATTTGCCCAGCGTCTTCGTGATGTACTTGGCCTGCAGATCGGTGACGGTACTGCGCAAATCATGAAAAATATCATCGCTCGCGAGTACATCCCCAAATAA
- a CDS encoding MarR family winged helix-turn-helix transcriptional regulator, producing MDANENRSIPNTLFFRLFQTGNVLQRQVQNEMGISTVQWAVLGALSRAGFEEGISFNQLTEYLFVSRQSLDGVLKRMERDNHVLRVPHPDDGRARLVRLTDQGREYWDALQDRIYQFYQQGLQGFSFDDSVNFLHYLNKFKNDLARISFGEEKQARLED from the coding sequence ATGGACGCCAACGAAAACCGCAGCATACCGAACACCTTATTTTTCCGGCTGTTTCAAACCGGCAACGTACTGCAGCGCCAGGTACAGAACGAGATGGGCATCAGCACCGTGCAATGGGCGGTACTGGGCGCCCTGTCCCGAGCCGGTTTCGAGGAGGGTATCTCCTTCAACCAGTTGACGGAGTACCTGTTTGTCAGCCGGCAAAGCCTGGATGGCGTGCTCAAGCGCATGGAGCGGGATAACCACGTGCTTCGCGTGCCTCATCCGGATGACGGTCGCGCCCGCCTGGTCCGGCTGACCGACCAGGGTCGGGAATACTGGGACGCGCTGCAGGACCGGATCTACCAGTTTTATCAGCAAGGTTTGCAGGGCTTCAGCTTCGACGACAGCGTCAATTTCCTGCACTACCTGAACAAGTTCAAAAACGACCTGGCCAGGATTTCATTCGGCGAGGAGAAGCAGGCAAGGCTCGAGGACTAG
- a CDS encoding ABC transporter ATP-binding protein, translated as MSNVILETRGLTKEFNGFTAVNSVDLQVHTGHIHALIGPNGAGKTTFFNLLTKFHAPTKGQIFYQGQEITPLKSNQIARLGLVRSFQISAVFGHMTALENVRVALQRGEGNSYHFWVPQRRLNHLNQRALQLLCEVGLETYASVLAVEMPYGRKRALELATTLALEPTLMLLDEPTQGMGSEDVDVVVELIRRVSAGRTVLMVEHNLSVVSRLCDRITVLARGAVLAEGDYASVSANALVREAYMGKEADEVHA; from the coding sequence ATGAGCAATGTCATCCTCGAAACAAGAGGATTGACCAAGGAGTTCAACGGCTTCACCGCCGTCAACTCGGTCGATCTGCAAGTGCATACAGGGCACATCCATGCCTTGATCGGTCCTAACGGTGCGGGCAAGACCACCTTTTTCAATTTGCTGACCAAGTTTCACGCCCCTACCAAGGGCCAGATTTTTTACCAAGGGCAGGAAATCACGCCCCTCAAATCCAACCAGATCGCCCGCCTGGGGTTGGTCCGCTCCTTCCAGATTTCAGCGGTATTCGGCCACATGACCGCCCTGGAAAACGTGCGCGTCGCCCTGCAGCGTGGCGAAGGCAACTCCTATCACTTCTGGGTCCCGCAACGGCGCCTGAACCACCTCAACCAGCGCGCGCTGCAGCTGTTATGCGAAGTCGGCCTGGAGACCTATGCCAGCGTACTGGCCGTGGAGATGCCGTACGGGCGCAAACGTGCCCTCGAACTGGCGACCACACTGGCGCTGGAGCCGACGTTGATGTTGCTCGACGAGCCGACACAGGGCATGGGCAGCGAGGACGTGGACGTCGTCGTCGAGTTGATCCGGCGCGTCTCGGCCGGGCGCACGGTGCTGATGGTCGAACACAACCTGAGCGTGGTCAGTCGTCTGTGCGACCGCATCACCGTACTGGCGCGAGGCGCAGTGTTGGCTGAAGGCGATTACGCCAGCGTCTCGGCCAACGCCCTGGTACGCGAAGCCTACATGGGCAAAGAAGCCGATGAGGTGCACGCATGA
- a CDS encoding ABC transporter ATP-binding protein, translating into MNRPGAQLTVSNLHAFYGESHVLHGVDLEVYPGELVTLLGRNGSGRSSTLRAIMNMVGHRTGSIVINGRETLTIAAHKIARLGVGFCPEERGIFASLSVEENLMLPPTVASGGLSVDEIYSMFPNLKERRKSQGTRLSGGEQQMLALARILRTGARLLLLDEITEGLAPVIVERLGEVLAQLKGRGMTIVLVEQNFRFAAPLADRHYLIEHGQVVDQFNAAELDGKREHLNAMLGV; encoded by the coding sequence ATGAACCGCCCTGGCGCCCAATTGACCGTCAGCAACCTGCACGCCTTCTACGGCGAGTCCCATGTGCTGCACGGCGTCGACCTCGAGGTTTATCCGGGCGAGCTGGTGACGCTGCTCGGACGCAACGGCTCCGGCCGCAGCTCGACCCTGCGCGCGATCATGAACATGGTGGGTCACCGCACCGGGTCGATCGTCATCAATGGCCGTGAAACCCTGACCATCGCCGCCCACAAAATTGCCCGCCTGGGCGTGGGTTTCTGCCCGGAAGAGCGCGGCATCTTCGCCAGTCTCAGCGTCGAGGAGAACCTGATGCTGCCACCGACCGTGGCCAGTGGCGGCCTGTCGGTGGACGAGATCTACAGCATGTTCCCCAACCTCAAAGAGCGTCGCAAAAGCCAGGGCACACGCTTGTCCGGGGGTGAACAGCAAATGCTCGCCCTGGCTCGCATCCTGCGCACCGGCGCCCGCCTGTTGCTGCTCGACGAGATCACCGAAGGCCTGGCACCGGTGATCGTCGAGCGACTCGGCGAGGTGCTGGCGCAGCTCAAGGGCCGTGGCATGACCATCGTGCTGGTGGAACAGAATTTCCGTTTTGCCGCGCCCTTGGCTGACCGGCACTACTTGATCGAACACGGCCAAGTGGTCGACCAGTTCAACGCCGCCGAGCTGGACGGAAAACGAGAGCACCTTAACGCCATGCTCGGCGTTTAA
- a CDS encoding ABC transporter substrate-binding protein: MSAVFKFCTSGLAKAVARGLVFCLMASTAHASISDDQIRIGYLDDLSGPYSDLAGPGGLEAVRMAVEDFNGKVGDKKIVLFEADHKNNADLGANTAREWIDQRGVDLIAGLNASPVAIAVTRLVEEKNRFAIVSTAAAASLTNEYCTPNHIHYVYDTYSVSNGAAKAIVAKGGDSWYLLSADYAFGHAMEEQVSKAVAASGGTVVGKARHPFQSSDFSSYILQAQASGAKIIGLASAGSDLVNAISTAKQFGLMDGGQTIASLMVFITDIKAIGLPTAQGTQFVSGWYWDMNDESRAWANRYYERVKRMPTMVQAGLYSSTTQYLKAVAATGSDDPAVVREYMLKTPINDMFAHNGRVRVDGRMVHDMYLAQVKTPQESKSDWDLFKILGTIPADEAYLPLSESKCKLVKN; the protein is encoded by the coding sequence ATGTCAGCAGTTTTCAAGTTTTGCACTTCCGGTCTTGCCAAAGCCGTCGCCCGCGGGCTGGTGTTCTGCCTGATGGCCAGCACTGCTCACGCCAGCATCAGCGATGATCAGATCCGTATCGGATACCTTGATGACTTGAGCGGCCCCTACAGCGACCTGGCCGGCCCCGGTGGGCTGGAGGCTGTGCGCATGGCCGTCGAAGACTTCAACGGCAAGGTGGGCGACAAGAAAATCGTGCTGTTCGAGGCCGACCACAAGAACAACGCCGACCTGGGTGCGAACACCGCCCGCGAGTGGATCGACCAGCGCGGTGTCGACCTGATCGCCGGCTTGAACGCTTCGCCGGTGGCCATCGCCGTGACCCGTCTGGTGGAAGAAAAAAACCGCTTCGCCATTGTCTCGACAGCGGCGGCAGCCAGCCTGACCAACGAATACTGCACGCCCAATCACATTCACTACGTTTACGACACCTACTCGGTCTCCAACGGTGCGGCCAAGGCGATCGTCGCCAAAGGCGGTGACAGCTGGTACCTGCTGAGCGCCGACTACGCCTTCGGCCATGCCATGGAAGAGCAGGTTTCCAAAGCCGTGGCCGCCAGTGGGGGGACGGTCGTCGGCAAGGCTCGCCACCCGTTCCAGAGCAGTGATTTCTCGTCCTACATCCTCCAGGCGCAGGCCTCGGGTGCGAAGATCATCGGCCTGGCCAGCGCGGGCTCGGACCTGGTCAACGCCATCTCCACCGCTAAACAATTCGGCTTGATGGACGGTGGACAGACCATCGCCAGCCTCATGGTGTTCATCACGGACATCAAGGCCATCGGCCTGCCGACCGCCCAGGGCACCCAGTTCGTGTCTGGCTGGTACTGGGACATGAACGACGAATCCCGCGCCTGGGCCAACCGTTACTACGAGCGTGTCAAACGCATGCCGACCATGGTCCAGGCCGGTCTATATTCCAGTACCACCCAGTACCTCAAAGCCGTCGCCGCCACTGGCTCCGATGATCCTGCGGTTGTGCGCGAGTACATGCTGAAAACGCCGATCAACGACATGTTCGCCCATAACGGTCGCGTGCGCGTAGACGGCCGGATGGTCCACGACATGTACCTGGCCCAGGTGAAGACGCCGCAAGAGTCGAAGAGCGATTGGGACCTGTTCAAGATCCTCGGCACCATCCCGGCCGACGAAGCCTATCTGCCGCTCTCCGAAAGCAAGTGCAAGCTCGTTAAAAACTGA